In Verrucomicrobiales bacterium, a single window of DNA contains:
- a CDS encoding saccharopine dehydrogenase NADP-binding domain-containing protein, with product MANAMVMGIGGVGSVIGQKLHDYDCFDRIILGDIDTTFAQRLHEQTKKSRFEVQQVNAMDTSSLVQFMKERKIEITLNACPCFVNHSVLEACAQAGSHYIDLAADIYSPPGVKRPGKNSFEAEIERFNHPFLDKGLLGLLCMGMDPGAVNVFARWAMDRLDTASSIRVLDADNAEVKGYRFAVLFNPETLFEELGAVPYYVKDGRVATGKPLETEVDWVRFPEPIGLMKTYAVAHEEGVSLGTYPPFVEKGVQYSVFKYTLSDKVYHLAKSLALLNLDTWKKVKVDGVEVAPVRVATANLPKPAQLGATVDGYSCVGTEVSGTKDRKRVEYFVYTMDSHRETFERYGYSLTEVQTGIPPALAAKLIVTGKLKERGVMMPEAIDPEPFMDNFTKEGLPIFVEKREVERM from the coding sequence ATGGCAAACGCAATGGTGATGGGCATCGGCGGTGTGGGGTCGGTAATCGGCCAGAAGTTGCATGACTACGACTGTTTCGATCGCATTATCTTGGGCGACATCGATACGACCTTCGCTCAGCGGCTTCATGAGCAGACCAAGAAGAGCCGCTTTGAGGTTCAGCAGGTGAACGCCATGGATACCAGCTCCCTGGTGCAGTTCATGAAGGAGCGCAAGATCGAAATCACTCTCAACGCCTGCCCATGCTTCGTGAATCATTCGGTGCTGGAGGCCTGTGCCCAGGCAGGGTCTCACTACATCGATCTGGCTGCGGACATCTATTCCCCTCCTGGGGTGAAGCGCCCCGGAAAGAACTCCTTCGAGGCTGAGATCGAGCGCTTTAACCATCCATTCCTGGACAAGGGTTTGTTGGGCCTGCTGTGCATGGGAATGGATCCGGGCGCGGTCAATGTCTTTGCCCGCTGGGCCATGGACCGGCTGGACACAGCGTCCAGCATTCGGGTGCTCGATGCTGACAACGCCGAGGTCAAGGGTTATCGATTCGCCGTTCTCTTTAACCCGGAAACCCTGTTCGAAGAGCTGGGAGCGGTGCCGTACTATGTGAAGGACGGTCGGGTGGCGACCGGCAAACCGCTGGAAACCGAGGTGGATTGGGTGCGGTTCCCGGAGCCGATCGGCCTGATGAAGACTTACGCTGTGGCCCATGAGGAAGGGGTGAGCTTGGGAACCTATCCCCCGTTTGTGGAAAAGGGCGTGCAGTACTCCGTCTTCAAATACACCCTCTCGGACAAAGTTTATCATCTGGCCAAATCACTGGCTCTGCTCAATTTGGATACGTGGAAGAAGGTGAAGGTGGACGGTGTGGAGGTGGCGCCGGTGCGCGTGGCGACGGCGAACTTGCCCAAGCCCGCACAGTTGGGCGCCACTGTGGATGGCTATTCATGCGTCGGAACGGAAGTTTCGGGCACGAAGGACCGGAAACGCGTGGAGTATTTCGTCTACACCATGGATAGCCATCGGGAGACCTTTGAGCGTTATGGCTATTCGCTCACCGAGGTGCAGACCGGCATCCCGCCGGCGCTGGCCGCCAAGCTGATCGTGACAGGCAAGCTGAAGGAGCGAGGGGTGATGATGCCCGAGGCCATTGATCCGGAGCCTTTCATGGATAATTTTACGAAGGAAGGCCTGCCGATTTTTGTAGAGAAGCGGGAGGTCGAGAGAATGTAG
- a CDS encoding aminotransferase class III-fold pyridoxal phosphate-dependent enzyme has product MGNVAFQELQARDKEHHLHPFTNHAEMHAMGTEVITHAEGCYLFDARGRRLLDGLAGLWCVNVGYGREEIVAAVQEQMRKLPYYCSFFNSTTEPAIELADKLAKLAPGRLKYTQFCCSGSEANETAMKMIRAWNKWRGRPQKTKLLSRSFSYHGVTLGATSLTGLPSTTVPFDLPLPGFIQVPGPHHYAAQTELDPVGYGEWCVSETARIIEREGAETIAALFIEPVQGAGGVILPPPGYLASLRHLCREKDILFVADEVITGFGRLGEWFGSRLWNLDPDLMTLAKGITSGYLPLGATMVSQEIGEDLIRAGYFAHGYTYSGHPTTAAAAIANLNLLERDQLIPRVHQEIGPYFQAKLREMGDHPAVSEARGMGLIGALELVPSGAKAALKPDSALGAKAAKLAREEGVIVRGIRDLIALSPPFVIQHRQVDELFDGVRRALDRLVSS; this is encoded by the coding sequence ATGGGAAACGTGGCCTTCCAGGAGCTTCAGGCGCGGGACAAGGAACATCATCTGCACCCGTTTACAAACCATGCCGAAATGCATGCCATGGGGACGGAAGTGATCACCCACGCCGAGGGGTGCTACCTGTTCGATGCCCGCGGACGAAGGCTCCTGGATGGTCTGGCCGGCCTCTGGTGCGTCAATGTGGGCTATGGCCGGGAAGAAATCGTCGCTGCGGTCCAAGAGCAGATGAGGAAGCTGCCCTACTACTGCTCCTTCTTCAACTCCACCACCGAGCCGGCGATCGAGCTGGCAGATAAGCTGGCCAAATTAGCGCCCGGCCGGCTCAAATACACCCAGTTCTGCTGCTCCGGGTCGGAGGCCAACGAGACGGCGATGAAGATGATCCGCGCCTGGAACAAGTGGCGCGGACGCCCCCAGAAAACGAAGCTGCTCTCGAGAAGCTTTTCCTATCACGGCGTGACGCTCGGAGCCACCAGCCTGACCGGGTTGCCCAGCACCACGGTTCCCTTCGACCTTCCCCTGCCCGGCTTTATCCAAGTCCCAGGGCCTCACCACTACGCGGCGCAAACCGAGCTTGATCCCGTCGGCTACGGCGAATGGTGTGTGTCGGAAACCGCGCGGATCATCGAACGTGAGGGAGCCGAAACCATCGCCGCGCTGTTCATCGAACCTGTTCAGGGCGCCGGCGGAGTGATACTCCCGCCGCCCGGCTACCTGGCCTCCTTGCGTCATTTGTGCCGGGAGAAGGACATCCTGTTCGTGGCTGACGAGGTGATCACCGGCTTCGGCCGCTTGGGAGAATGGTTCGGCAGCCGGCTGTGGAATCTAGATCCCGACCTCATGACCCTGGCCAAGGGCATCACGAGCGGGTACCTGCCTCTCGGCGCGACCATGGTGAGCCAGGAAATTGGGGAAGACCTCATTCGCGCGGGCTACTTCGCTCACGGATACACTTACAGCGGCCACCCGACAACCGCCGCCGCAGCGATCGCCAATCTCAACCTCCTGGAGAGGGACCAACTGATCCCCCGAGTGCATCAGGAAATCGGCCCCTACTTTCAAGCCAAGCTCCGGGAGATGGGGGACCATCCGGCAGTGTCGGAGGCCCGTGGAATGGGGCTGATCGGCGCGCTGGAGTTGGTGCCGTCGGGGGCGAAAGCGGCCCTGAAACCAGACTCCGCTTTAGGGGCGAAGGCCGCCAAGCTCGCCCGCGAAGAAGGGGTCATCGTTCGCGGAATCCGCGATCTCATAGCCCTGTCCCCACCCTTCGTGATCCAACATCGTCAGGTGGATGAACTTTTCGACGGCGTCCGACGCGCTCTCGATCGGCTGGTTTCCAGTTAA
- a CDS encoding aldehyde dehydrogenase family protein — protein MESDASSLKPAAGLWIGGEWISPPQQVAVLNPATGEPVGLSAMGTRVHLDLAVAAAQRAFAVSRRAPPYERAELLLRIAEAVERRQAELSRLIVAESGKPVTLAEAEVKRAVHTFTVAAEEARRVAGEVLSMEAFGSGKGHQGWARRFPVGIVYGISPFNFPLNLVAHKLAPCLATGNALILKPAPKTPLTAWMLAEILGAAGVPPGQVNIVTCSNEDAGHLVGDPRVAMTSFTGSPEVGWKIKERSGRQKVTLELGGNAAVVVHEDADLDFGIPAIASGAFSNAGQSCISVQRILVHRPIYAQFRQRLLDHVARAVVVGDPQDRRTVVGPMIDSQAVTRALDLIRGAVEGGARVIAGGTAQGLFLNPTILEEVSDAMPICSQEAFAPVVNLQVYDRFEDALARVNDSRFGLQAGLFTRDLTRAFQAFETLEVGGVLINNVPTFRVENMPYGGIKASGFGREGVRYAMEEMTEIRSMIIRHS, from the coding sequence ATGGAATCCGATGCCTCCAGTCTCAAGCCTGCCGCCGGTCTCTGGATCGGCGGCGAGTGGATATCGCCCCCGCAGCAGGTGGCTGTTCTAAATCCTGCAACCGGCGAGCCGGTGGGCCTCAGCGCGATGGGCACTCGGGTCCACCTGGACTTGGCGGTGGCGGCTGCGCAGCGAGCCTTCGCCGTGTCCCGCCGAGCCCCGCCGTATGAGCGAGCCGAACTGCTTCTGCGGATCGCGGAAGCGGTGGAACGCCGGCAGGCCGAGCTCTCCCGTCTGATCGTGGCAGAGTCTGGAAAGCCCGTGACCCTGGCGGAGGCCGAGGTGAAGCGCGCCGTCCACACCTTCACCGTTGCGGCGGAGGAGGCTCGACGCGTTGCGGGCGAGGTGCTGAGCATGGAGGCCTTTGGCTCTGGAAAAGGTCATCAGGGCTGGGCTCGGCGATTCCCGGTGGGAATCGTCTATGGGATCTCACCCTTCAATTTCCCACTGAATCTGGTGGCGCACAAACTCGCGCCCTGCCTGGCGACGGGGAACGCCCTCATCCTCAAGCCGGCACCCAAAACTCCCCTCACCGCGTGGATGCTCGCGGAGATTCTCGGCGCGGCCGGCGTGCCGCCAGGGCAGGTCAACATCGTGACCTGCTCCAACGAGGATGCCGGACATTTGGTAGGAGATCCGCGGGTGGCCATGACCTCCTTCACGGGCAGTCCCGAGGTGGGATGGAAGATCAAGGAGCGTTCGGGGCGACAGAAGGTGACCTTGGAACTGGGTGGGAACGCCGCGGTGGTGGTTCATGAGGATGCGGACCTGGACTTTGGCATCCCCGCCATTGCCAGCGGTGCGTTTTCCAATGCGGGACAGTCCTGCATCAGCGTCCAGAGGATTCTGGTGCATCGGCCGATTTACGCCCAGTTCCGGCAGCGGTTGCTCGACCATGTCGCGCGCGCGGTGGTGGTGGGGGATCCGCAGGACCGGCGGACCGTCGTGGGCCCAATGATCGACAGTCAGGCGGTAACTCGCGCGCTGGACCTGATTCGAGGGGCGGTGGAGGGGGGCGCCCGAGTGATCGCGGGTGGGACCGCTCAAGGGTTGTTTCTGAATCCAACAATTCTGGAGGAGGTGAGCGACGCGATGCCGATCTGCTCCCAGGAAGCCTTTGCGCCGGTCGTCAACCTGCAGGTCTATGACCGTTTTGAAGACGCGCTCGCGCGGGTGAACGATTCGCGTTTTGGGTTGCAGGCGGGGCTCTTTACCCGGGACTTAACGCGGGCATTTCAGGCGTTCGAGACCCTGGAGGTCGGGGGGGTGCTGATCAATAATGTGCCCACGTTTCGCGTTGAAAACATGCCTTACGGGGGCATCAAGGCCAGTGGATTCGGACGCGAGGGCGTCCGCTATGCCATGGAGGAGATGACCGAGATTCGTTCGATGATCATTCGGCATTCATGA
- a CDS encoding response regulator, with the protein MHNKPIKVLLVEDNLAHARAIGEGLCANLHDRFDLMCAERLGTGLEILARGGIDLILLDLNLPDSQGLATFERFHRAAPQVAIVIMTGVDDPTLGQHAVAAGARDVLVKGQIEPSLLARVIQHIVEKQRLEAVSRVSSRGYGSVFDHALEAMLLVDDQARCLAANTAAANLLGRSLQQIKGKAVHQMFVDGDDWNVRWQRWCKDGLLEGSVQFLKSDGEVGDLEFSITPDCIGACHLLVIRDTTARRRAEESLRSACEQWKSLAARYQSSHAQLLRQRDEAADELAKSIAQLKRRVAELGSGRTVDLEECRVLESELGDIGGAVAKLKSGEERGRRAVRLGPVEAMRSQAKEFEQRTGIQCTVFSQIRDSASEESPATRLCPILEQALSNVAIQGSATAIQVRLTRESGRLVMEIEDNGPNLTEGQLADPRTFRLSGVKEQILRFGGDFILQGAPGKGTTLRLWIPSRDKPVSRKAP; encoded by the coding sequence ATGCATAACAAGCCGATCAAGGTGTTGCTGGTAGAAGACAACCTCGCCCATGCCCGGGCGATAGGTGAGGGCCTCTGTGCCAACCTTCATGACCGATTCGATCTCATGTGTGCTGAGCGTCTTGGCACTGGGCTGGAGATCCTGGCTCGGGGAGGCATCGACCTCATTCTGCTCGATCTCAACCTTCCCGACAGCCAGGGGCTCGCCACCTTCGAGCGGTTTCATCGGGCGGCGCCCCAGGTTGCCATTGTGATCATGACGGGAGTTGACGACCCGACGCTCGGCCAGCATGCGGTGGCCGCCGGGGCGCGGGACGTCCTGGTCAAAGGACAGATCGAGCCGTCGCTGCTGGCGCGAGTGATCCAGCATATTGTCGAGAAGCAGCGGCTGGAGGCTGTCTCGCGAGTGAGTTCCCGCGGCTACGGGTCGGTCTTCGATCATGCCCTGGAAGCCATGCTGCTGGTAGACGACCAGGCTCGATGCCTGGCGGCGAACACGGCGGCGGCCAATTTGCTGGGGCGCTCCCTGCAGCAGATCAAAGGCAAGGCGGTTCACCAGATGTTCGTCGATGGGGATGATTGGAACGTTCGCTGGCAGCGGTGGTGCAAGGACGGGCTGCTGGAAGGTTCGGTGCAGTTTTTGAAGTCGGACGGGGAGGTGGGCGATTTGGAATTCTCGATCACTCCTGATTGCATCGGTGCGTGCCATCTGCTGGTGATCCGGGACACCACGGCTCGGCGTCGGGCGGAGGAGAGCCTGCGCAGCGCCTGTGAACAGTGGAAATCGCTCGCGGCCCGGTACCAGTCCTCGCATGCCCAGCTGCTCCGTCAGCGCGATGAGGCGGCCGACGAGTTGGCCAAGTCAATTGCCCAGCTGAAGCGTCGCGTGGCCGAACTGGGATCCGGGAGGACTGTGGATTTGGAGGAGTGCCGGGTTCTGGAGTCGGAGTTGGGCGACATTGGCGGGGCCGTAGCCAAGCTAAAATCCGGGGAGGAGCGAGGGCGCCGAGCCGTGCGGCTGGGGCCAGTGGAGGCTATGCGCAGCCAAGCGAAAGAGTTTGAGCAGCGAACGGGCATTCAGTGCACGGTGTTCTCTCAGATCCGTGACAGCGCCAGCGAAGAAAGTCCGGCGACTCGGCTCTGCCCGATTCTGGAGCAGGCCCTCAGCAATGTGGCCATCCAGGGCAGCGCCACCGCCATTCAGGTGCGTCTGACCCGGGAGTCGGGCCGCTTGGTAATGGAGATTGAAGACAACGGGCCGAACCTTACCGAGGGGCAACTAGCGGACCCCAGGACCTTTCGCTTGTCCGGTGTGAAGGAACAGATTCTCCGCTTCGGTGGAGACTTTATTCTCCAAGGTGCTCCAGGCAAGGGGACGACGCTGCGACTTTGGATTCCCAGCCGGGACAAGCCCGTGTCGCGCAAGGCTCCTTAA
- a CDS encoding Hpt domain-containing protein codes for MAPNTSESAKVTGPKDPPPVIMNLAIALERMDGDADLLREIIDIFLEDHLGGLKELHAAAEARDSVRLQRAAHTLKGAAGNFVAARATDLALQLEQICKGGDLDGGLALVAPLDQEITRLADALRLVREREVA; via the coding sequence ATGGCTCCAAATACGAGTGAATCGGCGAAGGTAACGGGTCCGAAGGATCCGCCGCCTGTCATTATGAACCTGGCCATCGCCTTGGAGCGCATGGACGGAGATGCCGACCTGCTGAGAGAAATCATCGATATCTTTCTGGAGGACCACCTCGGCGGGTTGAAGGAACTGCATGCGGCTGCCGAAGCGCGCGACAGTGTTCGATTGCAGCGGGCAGCCCATACCCTGAAAGGGGCAGCCGGCAACTTTGTGGCAGCTCGGGCGACCGATCTTGCCCTCCAGTTGGAGCAAATTTGCAAGGGGGGCGATTTAGATGGCGGGTTGGCGCTGGTCGCCCCGTTGGATCAGGAGATCACCCGACTGGCTGACGCCCTGCGCTTGGTCCGGGAAAGGGAGGTCGCGTGA
- a CDS encoding PQQ-like beta-propeller repeat protein, with protein MNSDHPPTSLPAPRAPRWWLAGLILLIGAVVVVVFQLDAERAFQARNLRSAGAVLATLAALLLWLLLFSRLPWRRRFRILGGVLGLVVLAAMVFRFQGFSGDLVPQFTWRWNRPNKPLTQVPGLPASAVVAPVQQETPRSFPQFLGPTRDAMLPELRLATNWVSRPPVLLWRQPVGGAWSGFAVQGDWAITQEQVGEDECVTAFHSVTGERRWQRRDVARYQNPLAGEGPRATPTIVGDRVVTFGATGWLNCLELTTGKLVWQHQVKDEFSAGLPEWGFTSAPLVGDGRVVVSVGGRKDRSLVAYALGDGTFLWGGGKASPGYSAAVFARFAGEEQVVIFNDEHVSSHSPTNGAVLWTYPWKKNHPHVAVPIRLENDRLLISSGYGTGSGLIQVQRTNDTWKAHELWKTTRFRSKFSNPVARDGFAYGLDDGMLACLDLATGELAWKEGRYGHGQVLLVGGRLLVTAEDGRVLLFEISPKQATLLTLFQPLQGKCWNPPALAGDLLFVRNETEAACYRIPLE; from the coding sequence ATGAACTCTGACCATCCCCCGACTTCGCTCCCGGCACCTCGTGCCCCTCGCTGGTGGCTTGCCGGCCTGATCTTATTGATAGGTGCCGTAGTGGTGGTGGTGTTCCAGTTGGATGCGGAGAGGGCGTTTCAGGCGCGAAATCTGCGCAGCGCTGGGGCTGTGCTGGCCACTTTGGCGGCCCTCCTGCTCTGGCTCTTGTTGTTCTCGCGTCTTCCCTGGCGGAGGCGTTTTCGCATCTTGGGCGGCGTGCTCGGCCTGGTTGTGCTGGCGGCGATGGTGTTTCGTTTTCAGGGATTCTCCGGCGATCTGGTTCCGCAATTCACCTGGCGATGGAACCGGCCGAACAAGCCGTTGACCCAGGTTCCGGGCCTGCCCGCGTCCGCGGTCGTTGCTCCCGTTCAGCAGGAGACCCCGCGCAGCTTTCCTCAATTTCTCGGTCCCACTCGTGACGCGATGTTACCTGAGCTTCGGTTGGCGACCAATTGGGTGTCCCGGCCGCCGGTCTTGCTCTGGCGTCAGCCGGTGGGGGGAGCATGGAGTGGTTTTGCCGTTCAAGGTGACTGGGCCATCACCCAGGAGCAGGTGGGCGAAGACGAATGCGTGACAGCTTTCCACTCCGTCACGGGCGAGCGGCGCTGGCAACGGCGAGATGTGGCTCGTTACCAGAATCCTTTGGCGGGGGAAGGACCGCGGGCGACGCCCACCATCGTGGGGGATCGGGTGGTGACGTTTGGAGCCACGGGCTGGCTGAATTGCCTGGAGCTGACGACCGGCAAGCTGGTCTGGCAGCACCAGGTGAAGGATGAGTTTTCGGCGGGGCTTCCTGAGTGGGGGTTTACCAGCGCACCTCTGGTGGGCGATGGCCGGGTGGTCGTCAGCGTCGGGGGACGGAAAGATCGTTCGTTGGTGGCGTATGCGCTGGGCGATGGAACTTTTCTGTGGGGCGGTGGTAAGGCGAGTCCAGGTTATAGCGCGGCCGTCTTTGCTCGGTTCGCCGGTGAGGAGCAAGTGGTGATTTTTAACGATGAACATGTCTCCAGCCATTCTCCGACCAACGGAGCCGTGCTGTGGACCTATCCCTGGAAGAAGAACCATCCCCATGTAGCCGTGCCGATTCGATTGGAGAACGATCGATTGCTCATCTCCAGTGGCTATGGCACGGGCAGCGGGTTGATTCAGGTTCAGCGCACCAATGACACCTGGAAGGCCCATGAACTGTGGAAGACCACCCGGTTCCGATCCAAGTTCAGCAATCCGGTCGCCCGAGATGGATTTGCCTACGGTTTGGATGACGGCATGCTGGCGTGCCTCGATTTGGCAACCGGAGAGCTTGCTTGGAAGGAAGGCCGCTATGGGCATGGCCAGGTCTTGTTGGTAGGGGGGCGACTGCTGGTGACCGCCGAGGATGGTCGGGTGCTGCTTTTCGAGATTTCTCCGAAGCAAGCAACCCTACTGACGCTCTTTCAACCGCTGCAGGGCAAGTGCTGGAACCCGCCCGCTCTTGCGGGGGATTTACTCTTCGTTCGCAACGAAACGGAGGCCGCGTGCTATCGTATCCCGCTGGAGTAG
- a CDS encoding response regulator, with the protein MKILVAEDDVTSRWLLERVLKRWGHQIVVAECGSDALKTLQEPDSPQVAILDWLMPGLTGVEVCRQLRKTTPLSSKYLILLTSKGEKEDIVSGLEAGADDYITKPFNQDELRARIQVGLRIVELQHQLAERVTQLEAAIVREKQLQGLLPICSYCKKIRDDRNYWHQVESYIVSHADVRFSHSVCPECVSRVRQEILKGT; encoded by the coding sequence GTGAAGATCCTGGTTGCTGAGGACGATGTGACATCGCGTTGGCTGCTGGAGAGGGTTCTCAAGCGTTGGGGGCATCAGATTGTCGTGGCCGAGTGTGGTTCCGACGCCTTGAAGACTCTGCAGGAGCCGGATAGCCCTCAGGTGGCGATTTTGGACTGGTTGATGCCCGGGTTAACCGGCGTTGAAGTATGCCGTCAACTGCGCAAAACAACCCCCCTGAGTTCCAAGTACCTGATCCTGTTGACCTCCAAAGGGGAGAAAGAAGACATCGTCAGCGGATTGGAGGCCGGCGCGGATGACTACATCACCAAGCCCTTCAATCAGGATGAGCTGCGAGCGCGGATCCAGGTCGGGTTGCGGATCGTTGAGCTCCAACACCAATTGGCGGAGCGAGTCACCCAGTTGGAGGCCGCCATCGTGCGCGAGAAGCAGCTTCAGGGGCTATTGCCCATTTGCTCGTATTGCAAAAAGATCCGGGATGACCGGAATTATTGGCATCAGGTGGAGAGCTACATCGTGAGCCACGCCGATGTCCGGTTTAGCCATAGCGTCTGCCCGGAGTGTGTCAGCCGCGTGCGACAAGAGATTTTGAAGGGTACGTAA